A genomic segment from Cyprinus carpio isolate SPL01 chromosome A4, ASM1834038v1, whole genome shotgun sequence encodes:
- the LOC122141245 gene encoding deleted in malignant brain tumors 1 protein-like — translation MRAAHFGPGSGKIWMDDVGCSGSESSIFDCSKREMGDHNCKHSEDVDVICSGIRLVGGSRCSGRLEVLYGNTWYTVCDAAFDQQDAEVVCRELDCGARVQVLGAAAFGKGDTQMWTKEIQCRGNESTIRLCPTSNDIKCSQDNNVGLICSGYTDLRLVNGPDICSGRVERQYFSKWGTVCDACWDMRAASVLCRQLNCGIAVSVVGSDWFGVGSGEIWADVFDCDGNETKLPECSISSWSRAECSHSRDVGVICSGESILL, via the exons ATGCGTGCTGCTCACTTTGGACCAGGATCAGGAAAAATCTGGATGGATGATGTGGGATGTAGTGGATCTGAATCCTCAATATTTGATTGCTCAAAAAGAGAAATGGGTGACCATAACTGTAAACATAGTGAAGATGTTGACGTTATCTGCTCAG GCATCAGGCTTgttggaggttctcgctgctctgggag gttagaggtGCTTTATGGGAACACATGGTACACAGTGTGTGACgctgcctttgaccagcaggatgcagaggttgtgtgtagagagctggactgtggggctcgtgtacaggtgctgggagcagctgcttttggtaaaggagacactcagatgtggacaaaagagattcagtgcagaggaaatgaatcaaCCATACGATTGTGTCCAACTTCAAATGACATAAAGTGCTCTCAAGACAACAATGTGGGACTGATATGTTCTG GTTACACTGACCTCAGGCTGGTAAACGGTCCTGACATCTGTTCTGGTCGAGTTGAACGTCAGTACTTCAGTAaatggggcacagtgtgtgatgcatgctgggatatgagagctgccagtgtcctctgtagacagctgaattgtgggattgctgtgtctgttgtgggatcagactggtttggagtgggaagtggtgaaatctgggctgatgtgtttgattgtgacgggaatgaaacaaaactcccagaatgttccatctcttcatggagtcgagctgaatgttctcatagtcgagatgttggagtcatctgctctggtGAGTCCATATTACTGTAA